From Triticum urartu cultivar G1812 chromosome 2, Tu2.1, whole genome shotgun sequence, a single genomic window includes:
- the LOC125535057 gene encoding uncharacterized protein LOC125535057 produces the protein MAVADAVLPSLPPPARTVVVVLALVRFALAPMLALGRVLCVAAGALPYLWFAAAWVISAASAAQVVARRAWGEGSAPFLFLQAFTSGAYKVCAYSFFILLALAALLLCGLCVAYAIAVLSGSGSAFKKRAGEIAWESAANHSFRLPRAAVLGLITDVPFFLLLVTGLLLAMMSHVEGSISQGEMVGLVVADVGIFGMHAISCILIIPALALGVWREDLADRKAPSQFC, from the exons ATGGCCGTCGCCGACGCGGTGCTTCCCTCGCTGCCCCCGCCGGCGCGGACCGTCGTCGTGGTGCTGGCGCTCGTGCGCTTCGCCCTCGCTCCGATGCTGGCGCTGGGGCGCGTCCTCTGCGTCGCGGCGGGGGCCCTCCCCTACCTGTGGTTCGCGGCCGCGTGGGTCATCTCCGCGGCCTCGGCTGCGCAGGTCGTGGCGCGCCGCGCCTGGGGCGAGGGCTCCGCCCCCTTCCTCTTCCTCCAGGCCTTCACGTCCGGCGCTTACAAGGTCTGCGCCTACAGCTTCTTTATCTTGCTCGCGCTGGCCGCCCTGCTGCTGTGCGGCCTGTGCGTGGCGTACGCGATTGCAGTTCTATCTGGATCCGGTTCAGCATTCAAAAAG CGCGCCGGGGAAATCGCGTGGGAGTCAGCTGCAAATCACTCGTTTAGGCTACCCCGTGCCGCGGTGCTTGGATTGATCACAGATGTGCCCTTCTTCCTGCTACTTGTGACTGGTCTTCTGTTGGCGATGATGTCACATGTGGAGGGATCAATATCTCAGGGAGAAATGGTTGGTTTAGTAGTCGCAGATGTGGGGATTTTTGGTATGCACGCGATATCTTGCATTCTCATCATTCCAGCTCTAGCACTTGGTGTCTGGAGGGAGGACCTGGCGGACCGGAAAGCACCATCGCAGTTTTGTTGA
- the LOC125541036 gene encoding uncharacterized protein LOC125541036 gives MAVADAVLPSPPPPPARIVVVMLLLLRFARVLRVAAGALTYVCSSVACVSSGAAAALLVAHRAWGTRSGPFLFLQALMYGGLKVCVLSVLASFSLAVLMVCVQRVAYEIAVRTGSTSEYNKVRFIPIKREPLSHLFRLPRTAVLGVAVDVAFFLLTVAGLLVATMSPHVEGSKSHGQMAGSVIMEVGLFGMLVTACFVTIPAFVLHAWRNDQAEWKARSQCC, from the exons ATGGCCGTCGCCGACGCGGTGCTTCCCTcaccgccgcccccgccggcGCGGATCGTCGTCGTGATGCTGCTGCTCTTGCGCTTCGCCCGCGTCCTACGCGTCGCGGCGGGGGCCCTCACCTACGTGTGCTCGTCGGTCGCGTGTGTCTCCTCCGGGGCCGCGGCTGCGCTGCTCGTCGCGCACCGCGCCTGGGGCACGCGCTCCGGCCCCTTCCTGTTCCTCCAGGCGCTCATGTACGGGGGTCTCAAGGTCTGCGTCCTCAGCGTCCTTGCGTCGTTCTCGCTTGCCGTCCTGATGGTGTGCGTCCAGCGCGTGGCATACGAGATTGCAGTTCGAACTGGATCCACTTCGGAATACAATAAGGT CCGCTTCATACCAATCAAGCGGGAGCCGCTTTCACACTTGTTTAGGCTTCCGCGCACCGCGGTGCTTGGAGTGGCCGTGGATGTGGCTTTCTTCCTGCTAACGGTCGCTGGTCTTCTGGTAGCGACGATGTCGCCGCACGTGGAGGGTTCGAAATCTCATGGTCAAATGGCCGGTTCCGTGATCATGGAAGTGGGGTTATTTGGTATGCTTGTGACAGCTTGCTTTGTTACCATCCCAGCGTTCGTTCTGCATGCCTGGAGGAATGACCAGGCGGAATGGAAAGCACGGTCACAGTGCTGTTGA